accgcagcactcgacctcgcactcataggtgcgctggaaggaggtgccaacgctGATGACCCTGTGGGGGGCCGGCATCTTCatcttgaggtatgtgtagttggggatggccatgaacttcgcgtagcatggacgccccaggatggcgtggaaggttccggtgaacccaaccacctcgaaggtgagggtctcagtcctgtaattgaactgatccccaaaggtaacgggCAGACCGACctgcccgagtggcatggccaGCTTCccgggcacgatgccgtggaaaggtgctcgggttgggcggaggcgcgtccagtcgatgcc
The sequence above is drawn from the Miscanthus floridulus cultivar M001 chromosome 15, ASM1932011v1, whole genome shotgun sequence genome and encodes:
- the LOC136507048 gene encoding uncharacterized protein, producing MDGGSDLNIMYAKTLNEMGIDWTRLRPTRAPFHGIVPGKLAMPLGQVGLPVTFGDQFNYRTETLTFEVVGFTGTFHAILGRPCYAKFMAIPNYTYLKMKMPAPHRVISVGTSFQRTYECEVECCGHAVAIIASGELATLREKVTEEAPDAKKATRSFEPAEGSKRHLFNGIQIFLTLRFLYNLGQRDLRSKNLDLGKNVSGT